Proteins encoded together in one Etheostoma cragini isolate CJK2018 chromosome 11, CSU_Ecrag_1.0, whole genome shotgun sequence window:
- the LOC117953131 gene encoding gamma-crystallin M1-like has product MGKIVFYEERNFQGRSYECMSDCPDLSSYLSRCQSCRVESGCFMVYERPNYMGMQFFMRRGEYQDMQRMMSMGMMFDSIRSCRMIPFHRGQFRMRIYERENFGGQMYELMDDCDNIMDRYRMNDCMSSNVMDGHWLMYEQPHYRGRMMYLRPGEYRSFRDMGMSGMRWMSMRRITDMC; this is encoded by the exons GTCTTTTACGAGGAGAGGAACTTCCAGGGTCGCTCCTATGAGTGCATGAGTGACTGCCCTGACTTGTCCTCCTACCTGAGCAGGTGCCAGTCCTGCAGGGTGGAGAGCGGCTGTTTCATGGTCTACGAGCGTCCCAACTACATGGGTATGCAGTTCTTTATGAGGAGGGGCGAGTACCAAGACATGCAGCGCATGATGAGCATGGGAATGATGTTTGACTCCATCAGATCCTGCAGAATGATCCCCTTT CACAGAGGCCAGTTCAGGATGAGGATCTACGAGAGGGAGAACTTTGGTGGTCAGATGTACGAGCTGATGGACGACTGTGACAACATCATGGACCGTTACCGTATGAACGACTGCATGTCCAGTAACGTGATGGACGGCCACTGGCTGATGTACGAGCAGCCCCACTACAGAGGCAGGATGATGTACCTGAGGCCCGGAGAGTACAGGAGCTTCAGGGACATGGGCATGAGTGGCATGAGGTGGATGAGCATGAGGCGTATCACTGATATGTGCTAG
- the LOC117953126 gene encoding gamma-crystallin M3-like isoform X6: protein MTNSGMNMRGKIIFYEDRNFQGRSYETSGDCAELTSYLSRCHSCRVESGCFMVYDRTNYMGNQYFVRRGEYSDYQRMGMSDCIRSSRMIPMHRGQFRMKIYERENFGGQSYEMMDDCDNMMERYRMNDCQSCHVMDGHWLMYEQPHYKGRQMYLRPGEYRSFRDMGMSGMRWMSMRRIMDSCY, encoded by the exons aTCATCTTCTACGAGGACAGGAACTTCCAGGGTCGTTCCTATGAGACCAGCGGTGACTGCGCTGAGCTGACCTCCTACCTGAGCAGGTGCCACTCCTGCAGGGTGGAGAGCGGCTGCTTCATGGTCTACGACCGCACCAACTACATGGGAAACCAGTACTTTGTCAGGAGGGGAGAGTACTCCGACTACCAGCGTATGGGCATGAGTGATTGCATCAGGTCATCCCGCATGATCCCCATG CACAGAGGTCAGTTCAGGATGAAGATCTATGAGAGGGAGAACTTTGGCGGTCAGAGTTACGAGATGATGGACGACTGCGACAACATGATGGAGCGTTACCGTATGAACGACTGCCAGTCCTGCCACGTGATGGACGGCCACTGGCTGATGTACGAGCAGCCCCACTACAAAGGCAGGCAGATGTACCTGAGGCCCGGAGAGTACAGGAGCTTCAGGGACATGGGCATGAGTGGCATGAGGTGGATGAGCATGAGGCGCATCATGGACTCCTGTTATTAG
- the LOC117953126 gene encoding gamma-crystallin M3-like isoform X9, whose product MTMGKIIFYEDRNFQGRSYETSGDCAELTSYLSRCHSCRVESGCFMVYDRTNYMGNQYFVRRGEYSDYQRMGMSDCIRSSRMIPMHRGQFRMKIYERENFGGQSYEMMDDCDNMMERYRMNDCQSCHVMDGHWLMYEQPHYKGRQMYLRPGEYRSFRDMGMSGMRWMSMRRIMDSCY is encoded by the exons ATGACCATGGGCAAG aTCATCTTCTACGAGGACAGGAACTTCCAGGGTCGTTCCTATGAGACCAGCGGTGACTGCGCTGAGCTGACCTCCTACCTGAGCAGGTGCCACTCCTGCAGGGTGGAGAGCGGCTGCTTCATGGTCTACGACCGCACCAACTACATGGGAAACCAGTACTTTGTCAGGAGGGGAGAGTACTCCGACTACCAGCGTATGGGCATGAGTGATTGCATCAGGTCATCCCGCATGATCCCCATG CACAGAGGTCAGTTCAGGATGAAGATCTATGAGAGGGAGAACTTTGGCGGTCAGAGTTACGAGATGATGGACGACTGCGACAACATGATGGAGCGTTACCGTATGAACGACTGCCAGTCCTGCCACGTGATGGACGGCCACTGGCTGATGTACGAGCAGCCCCACTACAAAGGCAGGCAGATGTACCTGAGGCCCGGAGAGTACAGGAGCTTCAGGGACATGGGCATGAGTGGCATGAGGTGGATGAGCATGAGGCGCATCATGGACTCCTGTTATTAG